One window of Triticum dicoccoides isolate Atlit2015 ecotype Zavitan chromosome 5A, WEW_v2.0, whole genome shotgun sequence genomic DNA carries:
- the LOC119299315 gene encoding E3 ubiquitin protein ligase DRIP2-like: MQSGPASPAPPEDTPMAAAAAVAEVEVMEEADGEQVKEDAVKVAEAQADRGVKRGRGRPRRRPVAVEGSGVVMVKREQLARCMTCQLCHRLLRNATTISECLHTFCRKCIYKKLNDEECDHCPVCKIDLGCTPIEKLRADHNKQDVRSKIFPLKRNKIGAKESPVTLPIKRKERSISSLVVDTPRITTGLTGRRTRAVTRKAAAALRGLGPILDPVERDNGSANKHPDNLSLLDSLSKVPQTRRKASSIAETSSHNSNKDKAGDDKDLDKADLWKPLNCLVEAASKTKSFRSSPSVKGDQPNGSPSSEHASKEKPVENLRKTRFQDDKKDAPQPVMLKKKGTGRTKNATSVAAASQKAQNSRALNPVWFSLIASFEQKGVPPLPQIPAHYLRIKDGSIAASSIQRYIMQKLSLGSESEVELSCCGQSINPIQPVHNLMDRWLRVGPSRHLQTSVGSSGGEYVMVITYGRPKS, from the exons ATGCAGAGCGGGCCCGCatcgccggccccgccggaggacacaccgatggcggcggcggcggcggtggctgaggTGGAGGTGATGGAGGAGGCTGACGGGGAGCAGGTGAAGGAGGATGCTGTGAAGGTGGCGGAGGCGCAGGCGGATAGGGGAGTGAAGAGGGGGCGGGGGCGACCGCGGCGGCGGCCCGTGGCCGTGGAGGGGAGCGGGGTGGTGATGGTGAAGCGGGAGCAGCTCGCGCGCTGCATGACGTGCCAGCTCTGCCACCGCCTGCTCCGCAACGCCACCACCATCTCCGAGTGCCTTCACACAT TTTGTAGAAAGTGTATCTATAAGAAGCTTAATGATGAAGAGTGTGACCATTGTCCAGTATGTAAAATTGATCTCGGCTGCACCCCAATTGAGAAGCTTAG GGCTGATCACAATAAACAAGACGTGAGGTCAAAAATTTTCCCATTGAAAAGAAATAAGATCGGTGCTAAAGAATCTCCAGTTACACTGCCTATTAAAAGGAAAGAGAGGTCTATCTCTTCATTGGTGGTTGACACACCTCGAATAACAACGGGTTTGACTGGGCGCCGAACAAGAGCCGTTACTAGGAAGGCTGCCGCTGCATTACGTGGCCTTGGTCCTATCCTTGATCCTGTAGAAAGGGATAATGGTAGCGCCAATAAGCATCCTGATAATTTAAGCTTGCTGGACAGCTTGAGCAAAGTGCCTCAAACAAGAAGAAAG GCATCATCAATTGCAGAAACGTCAAGTCATAACTCTAATAAAGATAAAGCAGGTGATGATAAGGACTTGGACAAGGCAGATCTATGGAAACCTCTAAACTGTCTTGTAGAGGCTGCAAGCAAAACAAAGTCCTTCAGGTCAAGTCCATCTGTTAAGGGAGATCAGCCCAATGGATCTCCTAGTAGTGAACATGCTAGCAAAGAGAAGCCCGTGGAGAATCTACGGAAGACCAGATTTCAAGATGACAAGAAAGATGCTCCACAGCCAGTAATGCTTAAAAAGAAAGGGACTGGCCGGACGAAGAATGCAACTTCTGTTGCTGCAGCTAGCCAGAAGGCCCAGAATAGTAGGGCACTGAACCCCGTATGGTTCTCATTGATTGCCTCGTTTGAGCA GAAAGGTGTCCCACCCTTGCCACAGATacctgcccattatttgagaataaa AGATGGAAGTATAGCCGCATCATCCATCCAAAGGTATATTATGCAGAAGCTCAGTCTTGGAAGTGAGTCTGAG GTTGAACTGAGCTGCTGCGGGCAGTCAATAAACCCCATACAACCGGTGCACAACCTGATGGATAGGTGGCTGAGGGTTGGCCCGTCGCGCCATTTGCAGACGTCGGTAGGCTCCTCTGGGGGAGAGTATGTGATGGTGATAACCTATGGGCGGCCGAAGTCTTGA